In Myxococcus stipitatus, the following are encoded in one genomic region:
- a CDS encoding OmpA family protein, protein MEELLKSRSHSSLLGGLAVLWAFSAEAQAQRIPSVELERLQLNPGAKDSLVLSTGDLLPDGTFRLGMTAHYQRRPLVLMRNDARLGTVVSDRVTVHFSGAYALTDWLELGAQVPIVTQWGPDTKTLGFETPSTFALGTPWLQARAGILSESRGGPLDMGLHLGVALPLGSEEVLTRDDGFVFTPRLGLGKRLNDTWRVGADVGALVRTKTYALTPGATPLRDEMGVEMNGGVNVSAELFGLREELVVRGTLPFADAPESLEVLLGLRSARTEGTEFYIMGGPGFGQTPGTPEFRVLAGVNFGSDGTKVASCVAGQPHDAARCPDLDADGDGVKNVADRCPTTPGLAQLNGCADTDDDQDGLLNLADRCPAQAENINGFEDSDGCPDDPDSDGDGIADSKDACPKQAEDMDGFEDDNGCPDPDNDQDGVADARDACMNEAGPKENRGCPDKDRDGDGLVDRLDNCPDEPGTEKNHGCKQKQLAQIGEGQIRILESVFFENNQDVISTRSHKLLDSVAAILASHPEIEKLRVEGHTDNTGKADYNLDLSRRRAEAVVKYLVGKSVSRERLDAQGYGPAKPIAENTTKPGRAKNRRVEFRIVGDAEGVETKQGTPGADTLEK, encoded by the coding sequence GTGGAGGAACTCTTGAAATCGAGAAGTCACTCATCCTTGCTCGGAGGACTGGCCGTCCTTTGGGCATTCTCCGCTGAGGCACAGGCCCAGCGGATTCCCAGCGTGGAGCTGGAGCGGTTGCAGTTGAACCCCGGCGCGAAGGACAGCCTCGTGCTGTCCACGGGCGACCTGCTGCCGGATGGCACCTTCCGCCTGGGCATGACGGCCCACTACCAGCGCAGGCCGCTGGTGCTGATGCGCAACGACGCGAGACTGGGCACCGTGGTGTCCGACCGCGTGACGGTGCACTTCAGCGGCGCCTACGCCCTGACGGACTGGTTGGAGCTCGGCGCGCAGGTTCCCATCGTCACGCAGTGGGGCCCGGACACGAAGACGCTGGGCTTCGAGACGCCGTCGACCTTCGCGCTGGGCACGCCCTGGCTCCAGGCGCGCGCGGGCATCCTGTCCGAGTCGCGCGGAGGCCCGCTCGACATGGGCCTGCACCTGGGCGTGGCCCTGCCCCTGGGCAGCGAAGAGGTGCTCACCCGGGATGATGGCTTCGTCTTCACCCCGCGCTTGGGGCTTGGCAAGCGGCTGAACGACACGTGGCGCGTGGGCGCGGACGTGGGCGCGCTCGTGAGGACCAAGACGTACGCCCTTACCCCCGGCGCGACGCCGCTGCGCGACGAGATGGGCGTGGAGATGAACGGCGGCGTCAATGTCTCCGCCGAGCTGTTCGGCCTGCGCGAGGAGTTGGTGGTGCGCGGCACGCTGCCGTTCGCGGACGCGCCCGAGTCGCTCGAGGTGCTGCTGGGTCTTCGCAGCGCCCGGACCGAGGGCACCGAGTTCTACATCATGGGTGGCCCCGGCTTCGGTCAGACGCCCGGCACGCCCGAGTTCCGCGTGCTGGCCGGCGTCAACTTCGGCTCCGATGGCACGAAGGTCGCTTCATGTGTCGCGGGCCAGCCCCACGACGCGGCCCGCTGTCCCGACCTGGACGCGGATGGCGACGGCGTGAAGAACGTCGCGGACCGCTGCCCGACGACGCCGGGCCTCGCCCAGCTCAACGGCTGCGCGGACACGGACGACGACCAGGACGGCCTGCTCAACCTGGCGGACCGCTGCCCCGCGCAAGCAGAGAACATCAACGGCTTCGAGGACTCCGACGGCTGCCCGGATGACCCGGACTCCGACGGCGACGGCATCGCGGACTCCAAGGACGCGTGCCCGAAGCAGGCCGAGGACATGGACGGCTTCGAGGACGACAACGGCTGCCCGGACCCGGACAACGACCAGGACGGCGTGGCGGACGCGCGCGATGCCTGCATGAACGAGGCGGGCCCGAAGGAGAACCGCGGCTGCCCGGACAAGGACCGCGACGGCGACGGGCTCGTGGACCGGCTGGACAACTGCCCGGATGAGCCGGGAACGGAGAAGAACCACGGCTGCAAGCAGAAGCAGCTGGCGCAGATTGGCGAAGGACAGATTCGCATCCTCGAGTCCGTCTTCTTCGAGAACAACCAGGACGTCATCAGCACGCGCAGCCACAAGCTGCTCGACAGCGTGGCGGCCATCCTCGCGTCGCACCCTGAAATCGAGAAGCTGCGCGTCGAGGGACACACCGACAACACGGGCAAGGCGGACTACAACCTGGACCTCTCCCGTCGCCGCGCCGAGGCGGTGGTGAAGTACCTGGTGGGCAAGTCCGTGAGCCGCGAGCGGTTGGATGCGCAGGGCTATGGCCCCGCCAAGCCCATCGCGGAGAACACCACCAAGCCCGGCCGCGCCAAGAACCGCCGCGTGGAGTTCCGCATCGTCGGTGACGCCGAGGGCGTCGAGACGAAGCAGGGAACCCCCGGGGCCGACACCCTCGAGAAGTGA
- a CDS encoding PadR family transcriptional regulator — translation MSKQMTEMLKGTLEGIVLAILSVQPEYGYEITARLREMGFSDIAEGTVYALLVRVEQRGLVAVEKVPSEKGPPRKVYSLNAQGQAYLEEFWQTWRFLTERLARLQKGGR, via the coding sequence GTGAGCAAGCAGATGACGGAGATGCTCAAGGGCACGTTGGAGGGCATCGTCCTGGCAATCCTGTCCGTGCAGCCGGAGTACGGCTACGAGATCACGGCGCGGTTGCGGGAGATGGGCTTCTCCGACATCGCCGAGGGCACCGTCTATGCGCTGCTCGTGAGGGTTGAACAGCGCGGCCTGGTCGCCGTGGAGAAGGTCCCCTCCGAGAAGGGGCCTCCTCGCAAGGTGTACTCACTCAACGCTCAAGGACAGGCGTATCTCGAGGAGTTCTGGCAGACGTGGCGGTTCCTCACCGAACGGCTCGCCCGGCTCCAAAAAGGAGGCAGATGA
- a CDS encoding RNA polymerase factor sigma-32: MQDSSHFSSPDSLSTYLSEINQYPLLTQPQEQELSRRFRKGDLMAGHNLVTSNLRFVVKVAYEYRSYGLKMSDLIQEANIGLMKAVQKFDPDKGIRLISYAVWWIRAYIQNCILRNWSLVKLGTTQAQRRLFFSLARTRRELERMGAGDASVVNAEEIARKLNVKASEVREMEQRMGGRDLSLDAPVGEDGDATHLDFVESASASHEDEVADRQQAGLAKDLVQRALRRLDPRERFIIENRVMGDSEMTLSELGEHFGFSRERARQLEIRAKDKLKAELALLMADAGLDAAALAQG, translated from the coding sequence ATGCAGGACTCTTCTCACTTCTCCTCCCCGGACTCCCTCTCCACATACCTCTCGGAGATCAACCAGTACCCGCTGTTGACGCAGCCGCAGGAGCAGGAGTTGTCGCGCCGCTTCCGCAAGGGCGACCTGATGGCGGGCCACAACCTGGTGACGTCCAACCTGCGCTTCGTGGTGAAGGTGGCCTACGAGTACCGCTCCTACGGGCTGAAGATGTCCGACCTCATCCAGGAGGCGAACATCGGCCTGATGAAGGCGGTGCAGAAGTTCGACCCGGACAAGGGCATCCGCCTCATCTCCTACGCGGTCTGGTGGATTCGCGCGTACATCCAGAACTGCATCCTGCGCAATTGGAGCCTGGTGAAGCTGGGCACCACCCAGGCCCAGCGCCGGCTCTTCTTCAGCCTCGCGCGCACGCGCCGCGAGCTGGAGCGCATGGGCGCGGGAGATGCGTCGGTCGTCAACGCGGAGGAGATTGCGCGCAAGCTCAACGTGAAGGCCTCCGAGGTGCGCGAGATGGAGCAGCGCATGGGCGGCCGGGACTTGTCGCTGGACGCCCCCGTGGGCGAGGACGGTGACGCCACCCACCTGGACTTCGTCGAGTCCGCCTCCGCGTCTCACGAGGACGAAGTCGCGGACCGCCAGCAGGCGGGCCTGGCCAAGGACCTGGTCCAGCGCGCCCTGCGCCGGTTGGACCCGCGCGAGCGCTTCATCATCGAGAACCGCGTGATGGGCGACTCCGAGATGACCCTCAGCGAGCTGGGTGAGCACTTCGGCTTCTCCCGCGAGCGCGCCCGCCAGCTCGAGATTCGCGCCAAGGACAAGCTCAAGGCGGAGCTGGCCCTGCTCATGGCCGACGCGGGCCTGGACGCGGCCGCACTCGCCCAGGGCTGA
- a CDS encoding serine hydrolase domain-containing protein, whose protein sequence is MADVFRANFEGNPGEVGAACCVYVDGRPVVDLWGGLANREEKRPWSKDTVALVASTTKGATALCAHLLAQRGQLDLDAPVVKYWPEFGAAGKEHIPVRWLLSHQAGLPVVDGPLTFEDACAWHPVIRALEAQKPEWKPGAEHVYHSMTFGFLVGELVRRISGQSLGAFFADQVAAPLGLSAWIGLPERQEERVARIEYAAPFTLEEMTAGLIETTGLDRDTVIAWMNALWGPDSVQARAGQLGGAFDHTSGYMNTRAFRAAEFPFGNMFSDAHSLARMYAATVSEVDGVRLLNPATVAKMTCVQTDQTRMHGLPPGLDVPANRSFYMSLGFWRACPPMPMVGPASFGHPGSGGSIGFADPDAGVGFGYVTNLWSFRVGEPRASNLAAAVTAYLRSRP, encoded by the coding sequence GTGGCCGATGTCTTCCGGGCGAACTTCGAAGGAAACCCCGGTGAAGTCGGCGCGGCATGCTGTGTCTACGTGGATGGCCGCCCCGTGGTCGACCTGTGGGGCGGCCTCGCGAATCGCGAGGAGAAGCGTCCATGGAGCAAGGACACCGTCGCGCTGGTCGCATCCACGACCAAAGGCGCCACCGCCCTCTGCGCCCATCTGCTGGCACAGCGAGGACAGCTCGACCTGGACGCTCCGGTGGTCAAGTACTGGCCTGAGTTCGGCGCCGCCGGCAAGGAACACATCCCGGTGCGCTGGCTGCTCTCACACCAGGCGGGGCTGCCCGTCGTCGACGGCCCACTCACCTTCGAGGACGCCTGCGCGTGGCATCCGGTCATCCGGGCACTCGAGGCGCAGAAGCCGGAGTGGAAGCCCGGCGCCGAGCACGTCTACCACAGCATGACCTTCGGGTTCCTCGTCGGGGAGCTCGTGCGGAGGATCTCCGGTCAATCGCTCGGCGCCTTCTTCGCGGACCAGGTCGCGGCCCCGCTCGGGCTGAGCGCCTGGATTGGGCTGCCTGAGCGCCAAGAAGAACGGGTGGCGAGAATCGAGTACGCCGCGCCGTTCACGTTGGAGGAGATGACCGCCGGGTTGATTGAAACCACCGGCCTCGACAGGGACACGGTCATCGCCTGGATGAACGCCCTGTGGGGCCCGGACTCCGTGCAGGCTCGCGCGGGTCAACTCGGCGGCGCCTTCGACCACACGAGCGGGTACATGAACACGCGCGCCTTCCGCGCCGCGGAGTTCCCGTTCGGGAACATGTTCTCCGACGCGCACTCGCTGGCTCGGATGTACGCGGCCACGGTGAGTGAGGTCGACGGCGTGCGGCTGCTGAATCCAGCGACGGTCGCGAAGATGACCTGCGTCCAGACCGACCAGACGCGGATGCATGGGTTGCCGCCAGGACTGGACGTCCCGGCCAACCGCTCCTTCTACATGTCGCTCGGATTCTGGAGGGCCTGCCCTCCGATGCCCATGGTCGGGCCCGCGTCCTTCGGCCACCCGGGCTCCGGTGGTTCCATCGGCTTCGCCGACCCCGATGCCGGTGTTGGCTTCGGCTACGTCACGAACCTCTGGTCATTCCGCGTCGGCGAACCCCGAGCGTCGAACCTGGCCGCGGCCGTCACGGCCTACCTCCGGTCTCGACCTTGA
- a CDS encoding FixH family protein encodes MKTALLLCLLVSAAPPTKPTTPESETAARPPLSESVATATSTSGRLRIEVLTDTLPLRRGPQRFLIRVTESATGKPVPGLHLAVQPWMPTMGHGLDEPVRITPRGPSDFEISDLDLFMPGAWELRLSLSGAITDQAVVALKLAR; translated from the coding sequence ATGAAGACCGCCCTGTTGCTGTGCCTGCTGGTGAGTGCCGCGCCTCCAACGAAGCCCACAACTCCGGAGTCGGAGACGGCCGCCCGCCCTCCCCTCTCCGAGTCCGTGGCCACGGCGACGAGCACCTCGGGGCGCCTGCGCATCGAAGTGCTGACGGACACGCTGCCGCTGAGAAGAGGGCCTCAGCGGTTCCTCATCCGAGTCACGGAGAGCGCCACCGGGAAGCCCGTCCCGGGTCTGCACCTCGCGGTTCAGCCGTGGATGCCCACCATGGGGCATGGGCTCGATGAGCCCGTGCGAATCACACCGCGCGGGCCCAGTGACTTTGAAATCTCCGACCTGGACCTCTTCATGCCCGGCGCGTGGGAGCTGCGCCTCTCACTGTCCGGCGCCATCACGGACCAGGCCGTCGTCGCACTCAAGCTCGCCCGATGA
- a CDS encoding DUF1048 domain-containing protein, translating to MFISTFITKVIGDKTQWRQYKARAKQLPPNYRTALEALERYLMYFGTGGDGTAIYADLLDLFEQSVENRTPIRKIVGEDPVEFIETFVRNYPKGQWILRERERLTTALAHAEAEEAKSV from the coding sequence ATGTTCATCTCAACGTTCATCACGAAGGTGATTGGCGACAAGACGCAATGGCGGCAGTACAAGGCGCGCGCGAAGCAACTTCCGCCGAACTACCGCACGGCGCTCGAGGCGCTGGAGCGGTACCTGATGTACTTCGGCACGGGAGGTGACGGAACCGCCATCTACGCGGACCTCCTCGACCTGTTCGAACAGAGCGTGGAGAACCGGACTCCCATCCGGAAGATCGTCGGCGAGGACCCCGTGGAGTTCATCGAGACGTTCGTCCGGAACTACCCGAAGGGCCAGTGGATCCTCCGGGAGCGAGAACGGCTGACCACCGCGCTCGCGCATGCCGAGGCAGAAGAAGCCAAGAGCGTCTGA
- a CDS encoding thioredoxin family protein codes for MKTAVGILLLLLSGCAAQGPATQRGMAPENGIAFIENDWKRALQAGRERNLPVFVEVWAPWCQSCRSMRATVLPSPELAPRADRFVWLAINTEVDTNAAFLERYPIDTWPTLLVLEPEQGTVVSRSLGAMSVQQLLGYLSQSEQAFHQDRQGQQGLARADALALAGRHEEAATAYQQSLAQLPDHDSRRAGATVSLLKSLAATGHAIDCVRHAAKELPKLTRVEDRSRLLYVGLGCALDIETEEARALRNTLEQEALRALDAPEETLTSPQRSSLYEVVCEVREVTGDEPGLRKMAETWWRFLELEAERANGAEERAALDAHREMAAALMDRPEVAIPALERSEKAFPEDPGPPSRLASLYLMAGKKDQALAASQRALALVTGTESTRVLVGHARVLRARGERAEAERLLTDALRELDPGSSRDQRRRRILEFTLTQLREDNTPSP; via the coding sequence ATGAAAACCGCTGTTGGCATCCTGCTTTTGCTCCTCTCAGGCTGCGCGGCTCAAGGGCCCGCGACGCAGCGCGGCATGGCCCCTGAGAATGGAATCGCCTTCATCGAAAATGATTGGAAACGGGCCCTCCAGGCGGGCCGGGAGCGCAACCTCCCCGTCTTCGTGGAGGTCTGGGCCCCCTGGTGCCAGTCCTGCCGTTCGATGCGCGCGACGGTGCTGCCCTCCCCCGAGCTTGCGCCTCGAGCGGACCGGTTCGTCTGGCTCGCCATCAACACCGAGGTCGACACCAACGCGGCCTTTCTCGAGCGCTACCCGATAGACACCTGGCCCACGCTGCTCGTCCTCGAGCCGGAACAAGGCACCGTCGTGAGCCGCTCGCTGGGCGCGATGTCGGTGCAGCAGCTGCTTGGCTATCTCAGCCAATCCGAGCAGGCCTTCCACCAGGACCGGCAGGGCCAGCAGGGCCTCGCGCGCGCGGATGCACTCGCGCTTGCCGGCCGCCACGAGGAAGCCGCCACGGCCTACCAGCAATCCCTGGCACAGCTGCCAGACCATGACTCGCGCCGCGCGGGCGCCACCGTCTCCTTGCTCAAATCCCTGGCCGCCACCGGGCACGCCATCGACTGCGTGAGACACGCCGCGAAGGAGCTGCCCAAGCTGACGCGCGTGGAGGACCGCTCGCGGCTTCTGTACGTGGGCCTGGGCTGCGCCCTGGACATCGAGACCGAGGAGGCACGGGCCCTGCGAAACACCCTCGAGCAGGAGGCGCTCCGGGCACTCGACGCTCCTGAAGAAACCCTCACCTCGCCGCAGCGCTCCTCGCTCTACGAAGTGGTCTGCGAGGTCCGCGAGGTGACAGGAGACGAACCCGGCCTGCGCAAGATGGCCGAGACGTGGTGGCGATTCCTCGAACTGGAGGCCGAGCGCGCGAACGGCGCGGAGGAGCGCGCGGCGCTCGACGCCCACCGCGAGATGGCGGCCGCGTTGATGGACCGCCCCGAGGTGGCCATCCCCGCCCTGGAGCGCAGTGAGAAGGCGTTTCCAGAAGACCCCGGCCCCCCGTCGCGCCTCGCCTCGCTGTATCTGATGGCGGGAAAGAAGGACCAGGCCCTGGCCGCGAGCCAACGGGCCCTGGCCCTCGTCACGGGAACCGAGAGCACGCGGGTCCTCGTGGGCCATGCCCGCGTCCTGCGCGCCCGCGGCGAACGCGCCGAAGCGGAGCGGCTGCTCACCGACGCCCTGCGCGAGCTGGACCCGGGCTCCTCCCGCGACCAGCGGCGCCGTCGCATCCTCGAGTTCACCCTCACACAGCTTCGCGAGGACAACACTCCATCCCCGTGA
- a CDS encoding SCO family protein — protein sequence METTSLEHPPVRVRRWRGLGLLLAGALVLIAGLGLPLLRDSQARLRARGIPTFGNLPTFQLTDQTGRTFSDADLRGEIVVADFIFTRCPTVCPLLTAKMARLQREARDKGLSVRFVSFSVDPRYDTPERLAAYAKTRHIDTSNWSLLTGSLEDVETTVLEGFRVMMGRDADAGDDDFLSIFHGEHFVLVDGEGRIRGYYRVVDEAGGLESLQRDLEALVRTRGG from the coding sequence ATGGAGACGACGTCCCTGGAACACCCTCCCGTGCGCGTCCGGCGATGGCGCGGGTTGGGCCTGCTGCTGGCTGGAGCACTGGTGCTCATCGCGGGGCTCGGCCTGCCGCTCTTGCGCGACTCGCAGGCCCGCTTGCGTGCACGCGGCATCCCCACCTTCGGGAACCTCCCCACGTTTCAACTGACGGACCAGACCGGGCGCACGTTCTCCGACGCGGACCTGCGCGGTGAAATCGTGGTCGCGGACTTCATCTTCACCCGCTGCCCCACGGTGTGCCCGCTGCTGACGGCGAAGATGGCGCGTCTCCAGCGCGAAGCCCGCGACAAGGGCCTCTCCGTGCGCTTCGTCTCGTTCAGCGTGGACCCTCGCTACGACACACCCGAGCGGCTCGCCGCGTATGCGAAGACACGCCACATCGACACGTCCAACTGGTCGCTCCTCACCGGCTCGCTCGAGGACGTGGAGACGACGGTCCTGGAGGGCTTTCGCGTGATGATGGGGCGCGACGCGGACGCGGGGGACGACGACTTCCTCAGCATCTTCCACGGCGAGCACTTCGTCCTCGTGGACGGCGAGGGGCGCATTCGTGGGTACTACCGCGTGGTGGATGAGGCCGGGGGACTCGAATCCCTCCAGCGCGACCTCGAAGCGCTGGTGCGGACGCGCGGTGGATGA